A region from the Bacteroidota bacterium genome encodes:
- a CDS encoding choice-of-anchor L domain-containing protein, with protein sequence MKKFLLLCSLLLILTTQINAQLTVTAELDDETFIYSLAGPGIVVSGISRDCAGGASGFFNSMDANVGIENGMLLTSGLADGAIGPNDEGSYTMYNGTDGDDDLTAAAGYPTYDACVIEFDMTVAADTLKLSYVFGSEEYMEFAGTGFNDIFAFWVSGPDILVPINIAQVPGTTLPVAINNVNAFTNADYYVHNGDGFEAPYNTDDMYVQYDGLTTILLAHVPVTAGETYHMKIAIADGSDAIFDSGVFLETGSLGSLRMKHETLADNELTYAVEKCATGYFKFTNEVPCAEPLVLDYYIAGSATNGVDYELIAEQLIIPAWDSVGIIEIIPLHDAVAESFESVELYLYNPQSGFIYDTLTILIDDELELNGYESVTDGLEIQFTETAGEAVTWLWEFGDGGTSNLQSPTHTFVAAGEYEVCLTITDASGCEDKFCKTVEAGSVGINNTPSSDFVVSPNPTQNNITIEIPVLLSGDVEVSIKNVLGQTMLSQVANANMVTVEMDLSDLSSGLYFIELRSEGKTFVKQIEKE encoded by the coding sequence ATGAAAAAATTTCTCCTCTTATGCTCCCTTTTATTGATCTTAACCACACAAATAAACGCCCAATTGACGGTAACTGCCGAATTGGATGACGAAACTTTCATTTATTCGCTTGCCGGTCCCGGAATTGTTGTTTCCGGTATTTCCCGCGATTGCGCTGGAGGCGCTTCAGGATTTTTTAACAGCATGGATGCCAATGTAGGAATTGAAAATGGCATGCTGCTCACTTCCGGTCTTGCCGACGGTGCTATTGGCCCAAATGATGAAGGTTCTTATACTATGTATAATGGAACTGATGGCGATGATGACCTGACTGCAGCTGCAGGATATCCTACATACGATGCATGTGTTATTGAATTCGATATGACTGTTGCTGCCGATACCTTAAAATTGAGTTATGTGTTCGGATCAGAAGAATACATGGAATTTGCAGGAACTGGTTTCAACGACATCTTTGCATTTTGGGTAAGCGGTCCGGATATTCTCGTTCCAATTAATATTGCACAGGTTCCCGGAACTACCTTGCCGGTTGCTATTAATAATGTGAATGCATTTACAAATGCAGATTATTATGTGCACAATGGAGATGGATTCGAAGCACCGTACAATACTGATGATATGTATGTTCAATATGATGGTTTAACTACCATATTGCTTGCTCATGTTCCGGTAACAGCGGGTGAAACGTATCATATGAAAATTGCTATTGCCGATGGATCAGATGCAATTTTTGATTCCGGAGTATTTCTTGAAACAGGAAGTTTAGGAAGTTTACGTATGAAACACGAAACTTTAGCCGATAACGAACTTACTTATGCAGTGGAAAAATGTGCTACCGGTTATTTTAAATTTACTAACGAAGTTCCTTGTGCCGAACCTCTGGTTTTGGATTATTATATTGCAGGTAGTGCCACCAATGGTGTTGACTATGAATTGATAGCTGAACAATTAATTATACCTGCATGGGATAGTGTTGGAATTATTGAAATTATTCCATTACACGACGCTGTTGCCGAAAGTTTTGAAAGCGTGGAATTATATTTATATAATCCTCAATCAGGTTTTATTTATGACACACTTACTATTTTAATTGATGATGAATTGGAACTCAATGGTTATGAATCAGTTACTGATGGTCTTGAAATTCAATTTACTGAAACAGCAGGTGAAGCAGTAACCTGGTTATGGGAATTTGGTGATGGCGGCACTTCTAATTTGCAATCACCTACACATACATTTGTAGCAGCAGGCGAGTACGAAGTTTGTTTGACAATAACTGATGCTTCAGGATGTGAAGATAAATTTTGTAAAACAGTGGAAGCTGGTTCAGTTGGTATAAATAATACCCCATCTTCAGATTTTGTTGTTTCACCAAACCCAACACAAAATAATATCACTATCGAAATTCCTGTTTTATTAAGCGGTGATGTTGAAGTGAGTATTAAAAATGTTTTAGGACAAACAATGTTATCACAGGTTGCAAATGCAAATATGGTAACCGTTGAAATGGATCTAAGTGATCTAAGCAGCGGACTTTATTTTATAGAATTACGCAGTGAAGGAAAAACATTTGTAAAACAGATTGAAAAAGAATAA
- a CDS encoding methyltransferase produces the protein MSIFQLKQFSINQDITSMKVGTDGLLLGAWITKNTEVSTILDIGTGTGLIALMLAQKFQEASIIAIDIDEAAVLQAKGNAVNTEWKNRIHIQHIALQDFILVNKKKYDVISCNPPYFIKGWKIDNEQRKKARDAEHMPFEYLIEAAIKFLTDKGSFNLILPVEEGKKFITLMSKSGLFCKRKTTIYTKEGKAPKRFLVEFVKYPCETINTDLLIENKGLNNYTEEYKQLTRDFYLHF, from the coding sequence ATGAGCATATTTCAACTTAAACAATTTTCGATCAATCAGGATATTACTTCCATGAAGGTGGGCACTGATGGGCTATTGCTTGGAGCTTGGATCACCAAAAACACAGAAGTTTCTACAATATTGGATATTGGCACCGGAACCGGATTGATTGCTTTGATGCTTGCACAAAAATTTCAGGAGGCTTCTATTATTGCAATTGATATTGATGAGGCTGCTGTTTTACAGGCTAAGGGAAATGCGGTAAATACAGAATGGAAAAATAGGATCCATATACAACATATTGCTTTACAGGATTTTATTCTAGTAAATAAAAAAAAGTATGATGTTATTTCCTGTAATCCTCCCTACTTTATAAAGGGATGGAAAATTGATAATGAACAGCGCAAAAAAGCAAGAGATGCAGAACATATGCCCTTTGAATATTTAATAGAGGCAGCAATAAAATTCCTTACAGATAAAGGAAGTTTTAACCTGATCTTGCCTGTGGAGGAGGGTAAAAAATTTATTACTCTGATGAGTAAGTCAGGTTTATTTTGTAAACGAAAAACTACGATATATACTAAAGAAGGAAAGGCGCCAAAACGTTTTTTGGTGGAGTTCGTAAAATATCCTTGTGAAACAATAAATACTGACCTTTTAATTGAAAATAAAGGCCTCAATAATTATACTGAGGAATACAAACAATTGACCCGCGATTTTTATTTACATTTTTAA
- a CDS encoding glutamate--tRNA ligase — MEKKVRLRYAPSPTGAQHLGGIRTALYNYLFVKKTGGSLILRIEDTDQARYVPGAEEYVINSCKWAGIEFDEGVHVGGPYAPYRQSERQEIYKKYVYELIEKGNAYYAFDTPEELEEMRNRMTEQGNPSPAYDHITRQYMKNSVALSKDEVDRRLANGDPYVIRIKMPRNEEIKFNDLIRGWVTFNSSQLDDKVLFKSDGMPTYHLANVVDDYLMKITHVVRGEEWLPSAPTHVMTYKMFGWENEMPQFAHLPLILKPEGNGKLSKRDGDKYGFPLYSLDWKEQGISGLKEKGFLPEAYINFIAFLGWNPGTDQEVFSKEELINAFSFERIGKSGARFDPEKAKWFNQQHLKLKSGAELAELIKPYLTEKNVIVDHDYLIKVCDAMKERAVFIPDLYELGTFFFEDITNFDEETIKKKWKPEKKEIFVNLIDRIEAIANFTEHEIETSIKDYMKENNLGMGEVMPIFRVALAGGLQGPPVFTMMDVLGKKKSVDRLHNSIKIFDTFH, encoded by the coding sequence ATGGAGAAAAAAGTACGTTTGCGATATGCACCAAGCCCCACAGGTGCGCAACATTTAGGCGGAATAAGAACAGCCTTATATAATTATTTATTCGTAAAAAAAACGGGTGGATCGTTAATTCTGCGCATTGAAGATACTGACCAGGCGAGGTATGTACCCGGAGCGGAGGAATATGTGATCAACAGTTGTAAATGGGCGGGAATTGAATTTGACGAAGGTGTTCATGTGGGAGGACCTTATGCGCCTTATCGTCAAAGTGAAAGACAAGAGATATATAAAAAATATGTATACGAACTGATTGAAAAGGGAAATGCCTATTACGCATTTGATACTCCTGAAGAATTGGAAGAAATGCGAAATCGCATGACCGAACAGGGTAATCCTTCTCCTGCTTATGATCATATTACCCGTCAGTATATGAAAAATTCTGTAGCACTTTCTAAAGATGAGGTGGACAGAAGGCTCGCAAATGGAGATCCTTATGTTATAAGAATAAAAATGCCCCGCAACGAAGAAATTAAATTTAATGATCTTATTCGCGGTTGGGTAACTTTTAATTCATCACAATTAGATGATAAGGTATTATTTAAAAGCGATGGAATGCCAACCTATCATTTGGCAAATGTGGTGGATGATTATTTAATGAAAATAACGCATGTAGTGAGGGGTGAAGAATGGTTGCCAAGTGCTCCAACGCATGTTATGACCTATAAAATGTTCGGGTGGGAAAATGAAATGCCGCAGTTTGCGCATTTACCTCTTATATTAAAACCGGAGGGGAATGGAAAACTGAGCAAACGCGATGGAGATAAATATGGTTTCCCGTTATATTCATTAGATTGGAAAGAACAAGGTATTTCCGGATTAAAAGAAAAAGGATTTTTACCGGAAGCGTATATTAATTTTATCGCCTTTTTAGGATGGAATCCCGGAACGGATCAGGAAGTTTTCAGTAAGGAAGAATTAATTAACGCATTTAGTTTTGAGAGAATTGGAAAATCCGGTGCCAGGTTCGACCCTGAAAAGGCTAAATGGTTCAATCAGCAACATCTTAAATTAAAATCCGGGGCTGAACTTGCGGAACTTATCAAACCTTATCTTACGGAGAAAAATGTAATCGTTGACCACGACTATTTAATAAAGGTTTGCGATGCCATGAAAGAAAGGGCGGTTTTTATTCCCGATCTTTATGAATTGGGCACCTTCTTTTTTGAAGATATTACTAATTTTGATGAGGAAACCATTAAAAAGAAATGGAAACCTGAAAAAAAAGAAATCTTTGTAAATTTGATCGATAGAATAGAAGCAATTGCTAATTTTACAGAACACGAGATAGAAACATCTATTAAAGATTATATGAAAGAAAATAATTTAGGAATGGGTGAAGTGATGCCTATTTTTAGAGTAGCTTTGGCAGGTGGATTGCAAGGTCCCCCTGTTTTCACCATGATGGATGTTTTAGGGAAAAAAAAATCTGTTGACCGTTTGCATAATTCAATAAAAATATTTGATACCTTTCACTGA
- a CDS encoding DMT family protein, which yields MKALTTIVLLVISNTFMTFAWYGHLKFKEMSWFNNLGLVGIIFISWGIALFEYSFQVPANRIGYSENGGPFTLWQLKVIQEVITLVVFTLFTIVFFKSEVFRLNHFIGFCFLILAVYFVFKK from the coding sequence ATGAAAGCCTTAACAACAATAGTCCTCCTCGTTATCTCCAATACCTTTATGACCTTTGCGTGGTATGGGCATTTGAAGTTTAAAGAAATGAGCTGGTTTAATAATCTGGGATTGGTGGGAATAATTTTTATCAGCTGGGGAATTGCATTATTTGAATATTCGTTTCAGGTACCGGCTAACAGAATTGGATATTCAGAAAACGGCGGACCATTTACACTTTGGCAATTAAAGGTAATTCAGGAGGTTATTACGCTGGTTGTTTTCACCCTTTTTACCATTGTGTTTTTCAAGAGCGAGGTATTCCGCTTAAACCATTTTATCGGTTTCTGTTTTCTGATACTTGCAGTATATTTTGTATTTAAGAAATAA
- a CDS encoding YdeI/OmpD-associated family protein, translating into MFVFKASIEIIGVNPYVLLPEKVLNAIFEQAQKSKGPIPIKGKINGFDFIQHLVKYSGEWRLYLNTPMRSATNTKVGDRVTLEIEFDPIERKIEMHPKLSMALKMDKTAKKIFDQLAPSLQKEIVRYIHNLKTEESRDRNVEKAIQFLQGKQRWIGRDKP; encoded by the coding sequence ATGTTTGTATTTAAAGCTAGTATAGAAATAATTGGAGTTAACCCCTATGTTTTATTACCTGAGAAAGTATTAAATGCAATATTTGAACAAGCTCAAAAATCCAAAGGACCAATTCCAATTAAAGGGAAAATAAATGGGTTTGATTTTATTCAACATCTTGTAAAGTATAGTGGTGAATGGCGGCTATATTTAAATACCCCGATGCGAAGTGCAACAAATACAAAAGTTGGAGATAGAGTAACTCTTGAAATTGAATTTGACCCGATAGAAAGAAAAATCGAGATGCATCCCAAATTATCAATGGCCCTGAAGATGGATAAAACCGCAAAAAAAATATTTGACCAATTAGCACCATCCCTTCAAAAAGAGATCGTGCGATATATCCATAATCTAAAAACAGAGGAGAGCAGGGATCGCAATGTTGAGAAAGCAATTCAGTTCTTACAAGGAAAACAGCGATGGATAGGAAGAGATAAACCCTGA
- a CDS encoding cytochrome c — MKRRILHITTIILISLSLFSCKHNEKTIKLSSKDPFQNTIVPSQSITIDASVDNVVEGEKGSIIICPKGCFVDRNGKIVEKNIDIEIAEALSLEDMLLSNLTTTSDGQLLETDGMIYFNATSDGEQLYINKENPIHIEIPTHQKKPGMMAYKGVRDAEGNMNWVEPKKIDDFLKTVDINSLNFLPEKFETAVDKGMPFRNYKVADKKLADSLYNSLSVWREGAFTKGFVPTDYNEPYYNEQKEVINGKYSDRSFLVDSSDERSLDNNYDPDAGECGIDPALIKVIQNSNYQNTFIATKEFESRLQILFKTCNTNLLLLYLDNLNKNLYEVDSMVAKKLAGSEHQNTFLQFMELRQTKVKEADKYAALLEGYYEKQLKEVTGQLNNEQKKVLKELEKKNKEAQRLADDYKKLLFKREKYRMETYGFEWTNTGWVNIDIGTIPKTWSPQPLEIIVENGKDLDRTYTYIVYTSIRSLYRLNTSDNVIFTTGNKSNNNVHMPKALSVAIGIGYKGDIPYIALKEFEPGKDQKISMTLTQSTPEKVKEMIRPYDTYVAENKIDVDLEYMAKFYEEKQRQLQLKKEDEFIRSLYDIAFPCCAKNGEELYLSYCAVCHSYKDETITGPSLVGVRKKHSNEWLYQWTINSQELIKSGNSEAIKIYEQYQSIQPAFNLTRTEVNAIFDYIDGLAAL, encoded by the coding sequence ATGAAAAGACGAATTCTCCACATCACTACAATTATACTTATTTCTTTATCTCTTTTTAGCTGCAAGCATAACGAGAAAACAATTAAGTTAAGCTCTAAGGATCCTTTCCAAAACACAATAGTACCAAGCCAAAGTATTACTATTGATGCCTCAGTGGATAATGTTGTTGAAGGAGAAAAGGGAAGCATCATAATTTGTCCCAAGGGATGTTTTGTCGACAGAAACGGGAAAATAGTAGAAAAGAATATTGACATAGAAATTGCGGAAGCTCTTTCGTTGGAGGATATGTTATTATCAAATCTCACCACAACATCTGATGGCCAACTATTAGAAACAGATGGCATGATCTATTTTAATGCAACTTCGGATGGAGAACAACTTTATATCAATAAAGAAAATCCCATTCATATAGAAATACCTACTCATCAAAAAAAACCTGGAATGATGGCGTATAAAGGCGTAAGAGATGCTGAAGGAAATATGAATTGGGTCGAACCAAAGAAGATTGATGACTTTTTAAAAACAGTTGATATCAATTCTCTGAATTTTTTACCTGAAAAATTCGAGACCGCGGTTGACAAAGGAATGCCATTTAGAAATTATAAAGTAGCAGACAAAAAATTGGCAGATAGTTTATACAACAGTTTATCAGTTTGGAGGGAAGGTGCTTTTACAAAAGGATTTGTGCCAACCGACTATAATGAACCCTATTATAATGAACAAAAGGAGGTGATAAATGGAAAATACAGCGATCGTTCTTTTCTTGTTGACTCTAGTGACGAAAGAAGTTTAGATAATAATTATGATCCAGATGCCGGTGAATGCGGAATTGATCCAGCTTTAATAAAAGTGATCCAGAATTCAAATTACCAGAATACTTTTATTGCTACTAAAGAATTTGAATCAAGGCTTCAGATATTATTTAAAACATGCAATACCAATTTACTATTACTTTATCTCGACAATCTGAATAAAAATTTATATGAGGTGGATAGCATGGTGGCGAAAAAATTAGCAGGCAGTGAACATCAGAATACTTTTTTGCAATTTATGGAACTACGTCAAACAAAGGTAAAGGAGGCAGACAAATACGCTGCATTATTAGAAGGATATTATGAAAAACAATTGAAGGAAGTTACAGGTCAATTAAATAACGAGCAGAAAAAAGTATTAAAAGAACTTGAAAAAAAGAATAAAGAAGCGCAGAGATTAGCTGATGACTATAAGAAGCTTTTATTTAAACGCGAAAAATATCGCATGGAAACCTATGGTTTCGAATGGACAAATACGGGATGGGTAAATATTGATATTGGCACCATCCCCAAAACTTGGAGTCCTCAACCTTTAGAAATTATTGTGGAGAATGGAAAAGATCTTGACAGAACATATACTTATATTGTTTATACTTCCATTAGAAGTTTATATCGATTAAATACCAGTGATAATGTAATATTTACCACGGGTAATAAAAGCAATAACAATGTGCATATGCCAAAGGCCTTGAGTGTTGCAATAGGAATAGGATACAAAGGTGATATTCCATATATTGCTCTTAAAGAATTCGAACCCGGTAAAGATCAAAAAATTTCCATGACCTTAACTCAAAGCACTCCGGAAAAAGTTAAGGAAATGATAAGACCTTACGATACGTATGTTGCCGAGAATAAAATTGATGTTGATCTGGAATATATGGCTAAATTTTATGAGGAAAAACAAAGGCAATTGCAATTAAAAAAAGAAGATGAATTTATACGATCACTTTATGATATTGCATTTCCGTGTTGCGCTAAAAACGGCGAGGAATTGTATTTAAGTTATTGTGCAGTATGCCATTCATATAAAGATGAAACTATTACAGGGCCAAGTTTGGTTGGAGTCAGAAAAAAACATAGCAACGAATGGCTTTATCAATGGACCATTAATTCACAGGAGTTAATTAAGAGTGGAAATTCTGAAGCGATAAAAATATATGAACAATATCAATCGATTCAACCTGCTTTTAACCTAACCAGAACAGAAGTTAACGCTATATTTGATTATATTGATGGATTAGCAGCATTGTGA
- a CDS encoding polysaccharide deacetylase family protein: MYFVKTPFYLKTVYPSLIWDIKKKNTLYLSFDDGPIPFVTEEILNMLRAYNASATFFCIGENIRQNRNIFEKLKIDGHAIGNHTFHHLNGWKTDLEKYVEDVKLCNAEYSTQLFRPPYGRIGYQQIQELKKHYKIIMWDVLSGDFDTELDATKCTKNVIENAVDGSIVVFHDSVKAKDRVLKSLPLVLEHFSKEGFVFDKMEF; the protein is encoded by the coding sequence ATGTATTTTGTAAAAACACCTTTTTATTTAAAAACGGTATATCCTAGTCTCATCTGGGATATTAAAAAGAAGAATACATTATATCTCAGTTTCGATGACGGTCCTATTCCTTTTGTAACGGAAGAAATATTAAATATGCTGAGAGCTTATAATGCCTCGGCCACTTTTTTTTGTATCGGTGAAAATATCCGTCAAAATAGAAATATTTTTGAAAAACTTAAAATTGATGGACATGCAATTGGCAATCACACCTTTCACCATCTTAATGGTTGGAAAACGGATCTGGAAAAATATGTGGAGGATGTAAAACTTTGTAATGCGGAATATTCAACACAATTATTCCGCCCACCTTATGGTAGAATTGGATATCAGCAAATTCAGGAATTAAAAAAACATTATAAGATCATCATGTGGGATGTTTTAAGTGGAGATTTTGATACGGAATTGGATGCAACAAAATGCACCAAAAATGTGATTGAAAATGCTGTGGATGGAAGTATAGTAGTATTTCACGACAGTGTGAAAGCAAAAGACAGGGTATTAAAAAGTCTTCCTTTGGTACTGGAACATTTTTCGAAGGAAGGATTTGTTTTCGATAAAATGGAATTTTAA
- the gldN gene encoding gliding motility protein GldN has protein sequence MKNPLPTISILIALLVLPFSAKSQTRQFNSDNVNCTYETYKGRIHGKYISYYPNGIKKAEGKFENNYRSGKWKLWDSSGNLMVVREYFSPLEYSSFTPNAEENATPLHNSKSVYTILYNSENFIINYTLHKEMIIWEKRIWRWIPIEDNNMLFENNALFNTIHNNVMQGNIIAYSSSDDLFTRKLNTSEIDTANVNIIGFKIKEDHTFDKPRLLSETRIIGICPVALNKITKDTIDLYWIQFPETRKYLSRINVVKKEGHPVIFSLDEVFFYRIFNSVIYKEDNIYNRKISDYKTGTDIQKEAEKIEINLIEMEHDLWLAL, from the coding sequence ATGAAAAATCCTTTACCCACCATTTCCATTTTAATTGCACTACTCGTCCTTCCTTTCTCCGCAAAAAGTCAAACGCGGCAATTTAATTCAGATAACGTAAATTGCACCTACGAAACATATAAAGGCAGAATTCATGGGAAATATATTTCCTACTATCCGAATGGTATTAAAAAAGCAGAAGGAAAATTTGAAAATAATTACAGAAGCGGCAAGTGGAAGCTATGGGATTCCTCAGGCAATTTAATGGTGGTGCGTGAATATTTCAGTCCTTTGGAATATAGTTCCTTTACACCCAATGCTGAAGAAAATGCCACTCCCCTTCACAATTCAAAATCTGTTTATACTATTTTATATAACAGTGAAAATTTTATCATCAATTATACATTACATAAAGAAATGATAATATGGGAAAAAAGAATATGGAGATGGATACCCATCGAAGATAATAATATGTTATTTGAAAACAATGCGCTTTTTAATACGATCCATAATAATGTAATGCAGGGAAATATTATTGCATATAGCAGTTCAGATGATCTATTTACCCGAAAACTGAATACTTCGGAAATTGATACTGCAAATGTCAATATAATTGGTTTTAAAATAAAGGAAGATCATACCTTTGACAAACCAAGATTATTATCAGAAACGAGAATAATTGGTATTTGTCCGGTAGCTTTAAATAAAATCACCAAAGACACTATCGATCTTTATTGGATACAATTTCCTGAGACAAGAAAATATCTGTCACGCATTAATGTTGTTAAAAAAGAAGGTCATCCTGTAATTTTTTCGTTGGATGAAGTATTTTTTTACCGCATTTTTAATAGTGTTATTTACAAAGAAGATAATATCTACAACAGAAAAATTTCCGATTATAAAACCGGAACAGATATTCAAAAAGAAGCCGAAAAAATTGAAATTAATTTAATTGAAATGGAACATGATCTTTGGCTGGCCCTGTAG